A section of the Candidatus Paceibacterota bacterium genome encodes:
- a CDS encoding Mov34/MPN/PAD-1 family protein translates to MNSPNSDLLTPIYLKTDEVMEWPQDKTFYLLSRDGLFLCRNHQFFSSCVPADRWPSELAGHRQFLQFDYPRLSQRLVEQVVGFFDIIGERYGSEAAVLLAWNRDTNQVEVVVPDQIATVSSSYYGKPYGIDLHYDVPTLPSHLLLIGDIHSHVDAPAYASWTDKVDEAYRPGLHLVVGRILDEPPEFYCAVVADGTRFRVKDLALVMEGYRRRRREEVPPEWIASVTVEQWSSKSYQISHSSSSLRTTPLLGSGSGWDESVAVHRVNALSPPFPPNNPTGKGSAASTK, encoded by the coding sequence CAGGACAAAACTTTCTACCTGCTCTCGCGCGACGGGCTATTCCTTTGCCGCAATCACCAGTTCTTCTCGAGCTGCGTGCCGGCGGATCGTTGGCCTAGCGAGCTGGCGGGTCACCGCCAATTCCTCCAATTCGATTACCCGCGTCTGTCGCAGCGCCTGGTCGAGCAAGTCGTCGGCTTCTTCGATATCATTGGCGAGCGCTATGGTTCTGAGGCCGCCGTGTTGTTGGCTTGGAATCGGGACACCAATCAAGTCGAAGTAGTGGTGCCTGATCAAATCGCGACGGTCAGCTCCTCCTATTACGGAAAACCGTATGGCATTGACCTCCACTACGACGTGCCGACCCTTCCTTCGCACCTGTTGCTTATCGGGGACATCCATAGCCACGTGGACGCTCCGGCCTATGCTTCCTGGACTGACAAGGTCGATGAGGCATATCGCCCCGGACTACACTTGGTGGTAGGGCGAATTCTCGATGAGCCGCCGGAGTTTTACTGTGCCGTGGTTGCTGACGGCACTCGTTTCCGGGTGAAGGACTTGGCTTTGGTGATGGAGGGGTACCGCCGAAGACGCCGGGAAGAAGTGCCTCCTGAGTGGATTGCCAGCGTCACCGTAGAACAATGGTCGAGCAAGAGTTATCAAATCAGCCACTCCTCGAGCAGCCTCCGCACTACGCCGCTGCTGGGGAGCGGCTCCGGATGGGACGAAAGTGTCGCCGTGCACCGCGTCAACGCCTTGTCGCCCCCGTTCCCGCCGAACAATCCAACCGGGAAGGGCTCCGCCGCTTCCA